GGGCCAGGACACCCGATCTGTTTTCGACCAGTAACGAAAGCAACTGAACCATAGCGTGTCCCGTATAAGCACTTTGGCCCCCGGAGTCAAGGCAGGAGCGACTCCCGACCGATCCGTCACTGTCCCTGGAACGCCCTGCCGCGGGAACCGAAAGGGCATCATCGCAGGGCGCGTCCCCGGGAACGAATATGGCAGAATGGCCGGAAATGGCCACGACGACTCGTGCGCAGGCCTGGGAAACCTATTCGGCTCGGCGACGCCTCGTCGAGCAATCGTTTCGGTCGGACCTCTGTCCCGAGGCGGCGCTGGAGGACCTGACCCAGGCCATGGACACCCTGGTCTCCCAAGTCGCTCAGCGACACCTTCGATCCGGTTTGTTTTGCATCCTCGCCTTGGGCGGATACGGCCGCCGCGAGATGTTCCCCCACTCGGACGTGGATCTGCTGCTGTTGTTCCGGGGGGAAGATCAGGAAGCCGCCGAGGAGGCCATCAAACACCTGCTCCACGACTTGTGGGACCTCCGCCTGGACCTGGGGCATCAAGTCTGGTCGCTGGAGGAAATGACGGCCCAGGGCCCGGACCTGGAGTTGGCCCTGTCACTGTCGGATGCTCGCATCGTAACCGGAAGCGCGGCATTGGGAAATCTCCTTCTCCGCGACTTTCTTCCCGTTTGGCATCGAGGAGAGACCGAGGAACTTCGTCTTGGAATCGACTGCCTGACCCGTCAGCGCCATGAGAATTTCCAGAACACCATCTTCCATCTGGAACCGGACCTGAAGGAGGGCCCGGGCGGACTCCGGGATGTCCTGGCGGGCGGATGGCTGTCGAAGCTCCGGGGGGAGGGACAATTCGTCCCGTACAGCCAAGAGCGCATCGATGCCGCGTCCAGTTTCATGAAGCGGATGCGCATGCTGGTCCACCTGGTGCGCGGGCGAAATCTGAACCGCCTGACGTATCGGCTTCAGGAAAAAATCGCTCCTCTGGCCGGATATGAATCCGAAGACGATCGGATGGGCGTCGAGTCCATGATGCAGGAGTACTATCTCAATGCACGGGTCATCCACGGGTGTTGCCGCTACGGGCTGGTCCCCAGGAGACCGGTGGACCCGTCGACTCAGATCCACCTGGACGGAGTCTCTTCGGAACGGGCCGGCCCCATCATCCTCAAAGTTTTTCGCGACTCCATGACCCGGTCAAAACCGTTGAGCGACGGGGCCCGCATGTCGATTGCCCGTGGCAGTTCCGAGTTGGCCGCCAGCTTGCGCCGCCATCCCCAACCGGGATCGATCATGGAACTCTTCCATCCCCGGCCCGGCCTCTACCGGGCCCTGACCGAAATGTACGAACTGGGGGTCCTCGAGGCTCTCTTTCCCGAGTTCGGCGGCATCAAGGCCAAGGTCACGCGCGATTTCTACCATCAGTACACCGTTGACGAGCACAGCCTCATGGCCATACGCAATATTGAGGAATTGAGGGCAGGGAATTCCGGCGGGGATGCCCGGTTCGCGGCCCTGCTCGACGAGGCGACCCACCCGGAACTGTTGACTCTGGCCCTTCTACTGCACGACGTGGGTAAGAGCCGCGAAGGACATCACGCCGACCGAAGCACGCGAATGGCGGGCGCGGCGCTGCGGCGCCTGTGCTTTCCCGCGGAATGCATCGAGGCCGTCTCGTTTCTGATCCAACAACATCTGTCCATGACCAGAGTCATATTCCGGAGGGATCTGGAGGACCCGAGGGTGATCGACCGCTTCGCCGACCGCGTCGGCGATCCCGATCGGCTCCGGCTCCTTTGTCTTCTCACCTACGCGGACATCAAGGCCGTCGGGCCCGGAGTGCTCAAGGATTGGACCAAGGATCTCCTGTGGCAACTGTACGTGTCCGCGTACCGGAAACTCACTCTGGGATTTGGCGTGGACTCGGTGGAAGAAGAAACCCCGGACCTCCTCTTCAGAGATCTGCCCGGCGACCTCGACGCCCGGGATTTCGGAAGGTTCCTCGAGGGACTTCCTCTCAGATACGTCAAGATCACCCCGCATTCCGAAATTTACGAGCATTATCGCCTGGCTAGAGGTCTGAGAACCGATCGGCCGGTGCGCTTGCGGCTGACCCGTGATCTCGACGGCTACAAGCTCTGTGTGGTGACTCCCGATCGCTTCCACCTGTTTGCCCGGATCGCCGGCGTCCTCGCCTCGTTCGGCATGAACATATTCCGCGGCTATGCCATGTCCAACCGGGCGGGTACGACTCTGGACCTGTTCCACTTCACCGACGTCCGCCGGCGTTTCGCCCTGAATCCCAGTGAGAAACAGACGTTTCAGGATTTGGTCAGCCGGGTGATTCGGGATGAACGTTCCGTAGAGACGTATCTCAAGGGCAACGGCAGGTTGGTGAACCCGCACTTTTCGCCGGCGCGGTTTCGCCCCTCGGTCTACTTCGAGGATGAGCCCACACAGCGCTACACCATCATGGAACTCGTGGCTCCCGACGCCGTCGGCCTCCTCTACACCATCGCCGAGCGGATCTCGTCCCTTCGCTGCAACATCG
The genomic region above belongs to Acidobacteriota bacterium and contains:
- a CDS encoding HD domain-containing protein, whose translation is MAEWPEMATTTRAQAWETYSARRRLVEQSFRSDLCPEAALEDLTQAMDTLVSQVAQRHLRSGLFCILALGGYGRREMFPHSDVDLLLLFRGEDQEAAEEAIKHLLHDLWDLRLDLGHQVWSLEEMTAQGPDLELALSLSDARIVTGSAALGNLLLRDFLPVWHRGETEELRLGIDCLTRQRHENFQNTIFHLEPDLKEGPGGLRDVLAGGWLSKLRGEGQFVPYSQERIDAASSFMKRMRMLVHLVRGRNLNRLTYRLQEKIAPLAGYESEDDRMGVESMMQEYYLNARVIHGCCRYGLVPRRPVDPSTQIHLDGVSSERAGPIILKVFRDSMTRSKPLSDGARMSIARGSSELAASLRRHPQPGSIMELFHPRPGLYRALTEMYELGVLEALFPEFGGIKAKVTRDFYHQYTVDEHSLMAIRNIEELRAGNSGGDARFAALLDEATHPELLTLALLLHDVGKSREGHHADRSTRMAGAALRRLCFPAECIEAVSFLIQQHLSMTRVIFRRDLEDPRVIDRFADRVGDPDRLRLLCLLTYADIKAVGPGVLKDWTKDLLWQLYVSAYRKLTLGFGVDSVEEETPDLLFRDLPGDLDARDFGRFLEGLPLRYVKITPHSEIYEHYRLARGLRTDRPVRLRLTRDLDGYKLCVVTPDRFHLFARIAGVLASFGMNIFRGYAMSNRAGTTLDLFHFTDVRRRFALNPSEKQTFQDLVSRVIRDERSVETYLKGNGRLVNPHFSPARFRPSVYFEDEPTQRYTIMELVAPDAVGLLYTIAERISSLRCNIDLVLINTEGERAVDVFYLSRDGCRLGPDLQQELEAQILQAIG